The proteins below are encoded in one region of Segatella copri:
- a CDS encoding MATE family efflux transporter: protein MVKTQSSKSTNDMTVGSPLRAIIKFAIPLILGYILQQMYLIIDAAIVGRWIGVGALAAVGASSSIMFLIMGFCNGSCAGFAIPVAQAFGARDYAKMRAYVSNSIRIAVVFAVVITFLSCIFCGKILHLVNTPKEVFDDAYIFLMLQFAAIPFTIAYNLLSGQIRALGNSKQPFYFLITASVINIILDGILILGMGLGIEGAGIATWLSQGISVLLCIWFIKKKMQILIPKGEERNFDNKKISILLNNGVPMGLQFSITAIGLIMLQSANNALGTVYVAAFTASMRIKYLFTCVFENIGVAMATYCGQNLGARKLDRIGQGVRASIRMMLVYFVFTFLLIYPFANEMMMLFVDKGEAEVVTYAAQFMRIANYFYPCLGLLTILRYSIQGLGYSNLSMLSGVMEMIARCGVSLWLVPALAWTGVCFGDPVAWVMADLFLIPAFLWLYKHLKKEQVR, encoded by the coding sequence ATGGTCAAAACTCAAAGTTCAAAGTCTACTAATGACATGACAGTAGGCTCGCCTTTGCGAGCCATCATCAAATTTGCGATTCCGCTGATTCTAGGCTACATCCTTCAACAGATGTATCTCATTATCGATGCCGCCATCGTGGGAAGATGGATTGGCGTGGGGGCACTTGCGGCAGTAGGCGCATCCAGCTCCATCATGTTTCTCATCATGGGTTTCTGCAACGGCTCCTGTGCCGGTTTTGCCATCCCTGTCGCCCAGGCTTTCGGTGCCAGGGATTATGCCAAGATGCGGGCTTATGTAAGCAACAGCATCCGCATCGCCGTGGTGTTTGCCGTGGTCATCACCTTTCTTTCCTGCATCTTCTGCGGAAAGATTCTGCACCTGGTGAATACGCCGAAGGAGGTGTTCGATGACGCCTACATCTTCCTGATGCTGCAGTTTGCGGCGATTCCTTTCACTATCGCCTACAATCTGCTCTCCGGTCAGATCCGTGCTCTGGGCAACTCGAAACAGCCTTTCTATTTCCTCATCACAGCTTCCGTTATCAACATTATTCTAGATGGCATTCTGATTCTCGGTATGGGGTTAGGTATAGAGGGAGCAGGTATTGCCACTTGGCTTTCACAGGGAATCTCCGTGCTGCTCTGTATCTGGTTTATCAAGAAGAAAATGCAGATTCTGATTCCGAAGGGAGAAGAAAGGAATTTCGATAATAAGAAGATAAGCATTCTGCTGAACAACGGCGTTCCGATGGGATTGCAGTTCTCGATTACCGCCATTGGTCTCATCATGCTCCAGAGTGCCAACAACGCTCTGGGAACGGTTTATGTGGCTGCATTTACTGCCTCTATGCGCATCAAATATCTCTTTACCTGCGTTTTTGAGAACATCGGCGTGGCGATGGCTACCTATTGCGGTCAGAACCTGGGAGCCCGGAAGTTGGATAGAATCGGTCAAGGCGTAAGGGCTTCCATCAGGATGATGCTGGTTTATTTCGTTTTCACCTTCCTGCTCATCTATCCGTTTGCCAACGAGATGATGATGCTCTTCGTGGATAAGGGCGAGGCTGAGGTGGTAACTTATGCTGCCCAGTTTATGCGCATCGCCAACTATTTCTATCCTTGTCTGGGCTTGCTCACCATCCTGCGCTACAGCATCCAGGGCTTGGGTTACAGCAATCTCTCGATGCTGAGTGGCGTAATGGAAATGATAGCGAGATGCGGTGTGAGTCTCTGGCTGGTGCCAGCCCTGGCGTGGACGGGAGTCTGCTTCGGCGACCCTGTAGCGTGGGTCATGGCAGATCTCTTCCTCATTCCCGCCTTCCTGTGGCTTTATAAGCATCTGAAGAAGGAGCAAGTCCGATAG
- a CDS encoding sigma-70 family RNA polymerase sigma factor → MQINKETIEQLFRQHYLRMYQLARVLLKDDAASKDVVSEVFADVLDGKTQLGLDNETIASDSPLPSTNAGSYLLVCVRHKCLNLLSRQKMKDRVHHLLKADTSPSIAPLEATIAEIDKETEKYEAIQAYMDTELTPQTRKVLNLRFRQKLKYREIATELGISEVAVYKHLAQGIRKLKQKFNP, encoded by the coding sequence ATGCAAATAAACAAAGAAACGATAGAACAGCTCTTCCGGCAGCATTATCTGAGGATGTACCAATTGGCCAGGGTACTTCTGAAGGACGATGCAGCCAGCAAGGATGTGGTGAGCGAAGTCTTTGCCGATGTGCTCGACGGAAAGACCCAACTGGGTCTTGATAACGAGACAATAGCCAGCGATTCGCCCCTGCCTTCCACTAACGCCGGGAGCTATCTTCTGGTGTGTGTGCGCCATAAATGCCTCAACCTGTTGAGCCGACAGAAGATGAAAGACCGGGTTCATCATCTTCTGAAAGCCGATACTTCGCCTTCGATAGCTCCCCTGGAAGCGACGATTGCCGAAATAGACAAGGAGACCGAAAAGTACGAGGCAATTCAGGCTTATATGGATACTGAACTCACGCCACAAACCCGCAAGGTACTCAATCTCCGTTTTCGGCAGAAACTGAAATATCGGGAGATTGCTACGGAATTGGGCATCAGCGAAGTGGCAGTTTATAAGCATCTGGCGCAAGGCATCAGAAAATTAAAGCAAAAGTTTAACCCTTAG
- a CDS encoding DUF4974 domain-containing protein, which translates to MDKFEKILDIIDHQEKYSDEEIREILQDEECRKLYQTMVEVDSALESPSPIINVDEEWEKFSQEHQLQEKASHPITSWRKLAASIAGFVLISGIAFAAIHTYIKRSQEPTQVTADTHPEVIKSDSAKQVAGKDSLTHPKPEKPAIHKTFENVAFEKMLSEIASYYDLQVKFENNEDKTLRLYYEWNSHSNIENIVKELNQFENVNIELQQNELIVK; encoded by the coding sequence ATGGACAAGTTTGAAAAAATACTGGATATCATCGACCATCAGGAGAAGTATTCTGATGAGGAGATTCGTGAAATATTGCAGGATGAGGAATGCCGAAAACTCTATCAGACGATGGTGGAAGTGGATTCTGCACTTGAAAGCCCCTCTCCTATTATTAATGTAGATGAGGAATGGGAGAAATTCAGCCAGGAACATCAACTTCAGGAAAAAGCATCCCATCCTATAACTTCCTGGCGTAAACTGGCAGCATCCATCGCCGGCTTTGTCTTGATTTCGGGTATTGCCTTTGCCGCAATCCATACTTACATCAAGCGCAGTCAGGAACCTACCCAGGTAACGGCTGATACTCATCCGGAAGTCATAAAATCAGATTCCGCAAAGCAGGTAGCAGGAAAGGATTCCCTGACTCATCCGAAACCAGAAAAGCCAGCCATTCACAAGACTTTCGAGAATGTGGCTTTCGAGAAGATGCTTTCTGAAATTGCTTCTTATTATGATTTACAAGTGAAGTTTGAGAATAACGAGGACAAGACCCTCCGCCTCTATTACGAATGGAACAGTCATTCGAACATCGAGAACATCGTAAAAGAACTGAACCAATTCGAGAATGTAAACATCGAATTGCAACAAAACGAGCTGATTGTAAAATAA
- a CDS encoding TonB-dependent receptor, with amino-acid sequence MRRFSAIIFLLCTFALAMSAQHIQRNYHNRSMSDVLIDLDKASKRYKISFIYNELEDFTVTQNVKTANIPDAIRKVIGFYPMQMTVGDSLITVECIRKSERKLIGRLIDNHNLPVEFANIQLLNPKDSSFLCGGVSNANGDFVIPCQQKQVLMKVSFVGYKTICKLVPIARIGNVKMQANSYLLKGVTVEAARVVEKVDRQIIFPTKEQVKTASNGYDLLDNLSLPTIIVNRAERKVLSLKGGDVQIRINDVKASMQDVLALQPDEVTKVEFINVPGLKYGDSNLDAVINYQVRRRYAGYVGGVSTMQGTKAGFNNSDGYFKYNVKKSEFSINYSFSYRSVEERSYESLGTYHLPTGETLHRNYLGYDSPFLYTTNNVQLGYNLSEPDKYTLNVRLNFYNHNSPVRGMNQLYQESGKADQYLLNNRKMLEQIPSLDIYYSLNMPHDQNLALNLVGTYIGTDYQYRMREYTFNKSPDESVKNAPLTDYSYDATGRKRSLIGEGTYSKNWKQMALSVGGQYNISHTDNIYVGSSNADTELKYSNLYLFTQLQGQQKWFSYQVGVGATRSSIHQGENGYSKWLFRPQVTLQAKASDRLSFKWSSKITSDIPSLSDLSELRQYSNSFEARDGNSGLKPFTGYNNTLSASWNIPLMSVYLEGNWTYYDKPIATSILPEKREDGSYLFVSKPENQKSHDYKHLLLTPEVHLIKDHLDLNLMCEYQNVKTKGLDYSHEFNYFSYGAEIRYMKGNWNIGYGAYKVEKSFWGEKTNGGEPTSNFAVTYSYKNWQFGVLGLFVFYPHGCVYKDELFNKYVQQKNKVRLADQGNMLVFTASFNFSHGRKYHTGSRKLNNSDRDNGIR; translated from the coding sequence ATGAGAAGATTTTCAGCCATCATATTCCTGCTGTGCACTTTCGCCCTGGCGATGAGCGCACAGCACATCCAGCGCAACTATCACAACCGCAGCATGTCAGACGTTCTCATCGACCTCGACAAGGCTTCCAAGCGCTATAAAATCAGCTTCATCTACAACGAACTGGAGGATTTCACAGTTACCCAGAACGTGAAGACAGCCAATATTCCCGATGCCATCCGCAAGGTAATCGGCTTCTATCCGATGCAGATGACCGTAGGTGACAGCCTCATCACGGTAGAATGCATACGCAAGAGCGAGCGCAAGCTGATAGGCAGACTGATAGACAATCACAATCTTCCTGTAGAATTCGCCAATATCCAGCTGCTCAACCCGAAGGATTCCTCCTTTCTCTGTGGAGGCGTGAGCAACGCCAATGGCGATTTCGTCATCCCCTGCCAGCAGAAGCAGGTCCTCATGAAGGTTTCGTTCGTAGGCTACAAGACGATTTGCAAGCTGGTACCTATTGCCCGTATCGGAAATGTGAAGATGCAGGCGAATTCATACCTGTTGAAAGGGGTGACCGTTGAAGCCGCAAGGGTTGTAGAAAAAGTAGATAGACAAATCATCTTCCCTACAAAAGAGCAGGTGAAAACGGCTTCCAATGGTTATGATCTGTTGGACAACTTGTCTTTGCCTACCATTATCGTAAATCGAGCAGAACGCAAAGTTCTGTCATTAAAGGGCGGAGATGTGCAAATACGCATCAACGATGTCAAGGCTAGCATGCAAGATGTATTGGCTTTGCAGCCGGATGAAGTTACAAAGGTGGAATTCATCAATGTTCCAGGACTCAAATATGGAGACAGCAATCTGGATGCAGTCATCAACTACCAGGTCCGCCGACGTTATGCCGGTTATGTGGGTGGAGTTTCTACGATGCAAGGCACCAAGGCAGGTTTCAATAATAGCGACGGTTATTTCAAATACAATGTGAAGAAATCGGAATTCAGCATCAACTACAGTTTCTCCTATCGCTCGGTAGAGGAACGAAGCTATGAGAGTCTCGGTACTTATCATCTGCCCACAGGAGAAACTCTACATCGCAATTATTTAGGTTATGATTCTCCGTTCCTATACACCACCAATAATGTACAGTTGGGTTATAATCTTAGTGAGCCAGACAAATATACATTGAATGTACGGTTGAATTTCTACAATCACAACAGTCCTGTGAGAGGCATGAACCAGCTTTATCAGGAAAGCGGCAAGGCGGACCAGTATCTGCTGAACAACAGAAAAATGCTGGAGCAGATTCCATCTCTGGACATTTATTATTCGCTCAACATGCCCCATGACCAGAACCTGGCTCTGAACCTGGTGGGTACTTACATCGGAACAGATTACCAATATCGTATGAGGGAATATACGTTCAACAAATCGCCGGATGAATCTGTAAAGAACGCTCCGCTGACCGATTACAGTTATGATGCAACTGGTAGAAAGCGCTCTCTTATTGGTGAAGGAACATACAGCAAGAACTGGAAACAGATGGCTTTATCGGTAGGTGGGCAATATAATATCAGCCACACAGATAACATCTATGTGGGAAGCAGTAATGCTGATACGGAATTGAAGTACAGCAATCTCTATCTTTTCACCCAGCTACAGGGACAGCAGAAGTGGTTCAGTTATCAGGTGGGAGTTGGTGCAACCAGGTCTTCCATCCATCAGGGGGAGAACGGATACAGCAAATGGCTGTTTCGACCACAGGTAACTTTACAGGCAAAGGCTAGCGACCGTCTGAGTTTTAAATGGAGCAGCAAAATCACGTCAGACATCCCAAGCCTTTCCGACTTGAGCGAGTTGCGCCAATATTCCAACAGCTTTGAGGCGCGTGACGGCAATAGCGGTCTGAAGCCATTTACCGGCTACAACAATACCTTGTCGGCTTCCTGGAACATTCCGCTGATGTCTGTGTACCTGGAGGGAAACTGGACGTATTACGACAAGCCTATAGCTACTTCTATCTTGCCCGAAAAGCGGGAGGATGGCTCTTATCTCTTTGTGAGCAAACCGGAGAATCAGAAGAGTCATGATTACAAGCACCTGCTGTTGACTCCTGAAGTTCACCTCATCAAGGATCATCTGGATTTGAACCTTATGTGCGAGTATCAGAATGTCAAGACAAAGGGTTTGGATTATTCCCACGAGTTCAATTACTTCAGTTATGGAGCAGAAATTCGGTACATGAAGGGCAATTGGAACATTGGCTATGGTGCCTATAAGGTGGAAAAGAGTTTTTGGGGAGAAAAGACAAACGGCGGAGAGCCAACCTCCAATTTTGCCGTAACCTACAGTTATAAGAACTGGCAGTTTGGCGTTCTCGGATTATTCGTATTCTATCCTCATGGCTGCGTGTATAAGGATGAACTTTTCAACAAGTATGTGCAGCAGAAGAACAAGGTACGCCTTGCTGACCAGGGCAACATGCTTGTCTTTACTGCCAGCTTCAACTTCAGCCATGGCCGCAAATACCATACAGGCAGCCGTAAGCTGAACAATAGCGATAGAGATAATGGTATCAGATAG
- a CDS encoding tetratricopeptide repeat protein, translated as MNIFKKLFGGQKTTEEVKQEKEKGFDKVKYDGVRALRMHQFDLAAKFLEHALQLNAEDLECRDYLSQAYISMGDLQKAYEQLQILSEAQTDNVAVLLRMADVAYMMENYTAMLEVCDKALQLDAENVETYFFYARACRGLGDAPRAVAMLTEAIGKREDFYAARLLRGSILLDQAQLSEAELDATFLYEHIPGNEDVLLLKARVEKAQGKMEEAEQTYGKVMEVNPFSIDAYRERSEVRRSLGDSAGAAEDEAAAKEMGAEIPEPSEGIEQKIKEKMQQMDPYKVFYNEY; from the coding sequence ATGAACATATTTAAAAAGCTATTTGGTGGCCAAAAGACTACTGAGGAAGTGAAACAGGAGAAGGAAAAGGGCTTCGACAAGGTGAAATACGATGGTGTTCGTGCTCTCCGCATGCACCAATTTGACCTTGCAGCCAAGTTTCTGGAACACGCTCTGCAGCTGAATGCCGAAGATTTGGAATGCCGCGACTATCTCTCGCAGGCTTACATCTCTATGGGTGATCTGCAGAAAGCCTATGAGCAGTTGCAGATTCTCTCGGAAGCCCAGACCGACAACGTGGCGGTGTTGCTGCGTATGGCGGATGTGGCGTATATGATGGAGAACTATACTGCCATGTTGGAGGTATGCGACAAGGCTCTGCAGCTGGATGCTGAGAATGTTGAGACGTATTTCTTCTATGCCAGAGCCTGCAGAGGGCTGGGTGATGCACCCCGTGCCGTGGCGATGCTGACAGAGGCGATAGGCAAGCGTGAGGATTTCTATGCCGCCCGATTGCTTCGTGGCAGCATCCTGTTGGATCAGGCTCAGCTTTCCGAGGCAGAACTCGATGCAACTTTCCTCTATGAGCATATTCCGGGCAACGAGGATGTGCTGTTACTGAAGGCTCGTGTAGAGAAGGCGCAGGGAAAGATGGAGGAGGCTGAACAGACCTACGGTAAGGTGATGGAGGTAAATCCTTTCTCTATTGATGCGTATCGCGAGCGCAGCGAGGTTCGCAGAAGTCTGGGTGATAGTGCCGGTGCTGCCGAGGATGAGGCTGCTGCCAAGGAAATGGGTGCCGAAATTCCGGAACCATCAGAGGGAATAGAGCAGAAAATCAAGGAAAAAATGCAGCAGATGGACCCCTATAAGGTTTTCTATAACGAATACTGA
- a CDS encoding TonB-dependent receptor, with protein sequence MRTILKAILLMSLCSSATAPAMAINRANYDKKDANIHEEEANDSTKHQPLTESSVKLNDVVVTGLTGSQKLKQSPAPISFVSARQLEMQPSTNIIDAIAHQPGVSQITTGSGISKPVIRGLGYNRVVVVNDGIRQEGQQWGDEHGIEIDPASVHSVEILKGPASLMYGSDAMAGVLIFHSAPTLAKGDMRANFSTGYQTNNGLFDYSLNFAGNQGGFVWNTRYSGKMAHAYKNKYDGYVFGSSLREQAFSQLLGWNYRQGHSHLTLDYYHLTPGIVEGERDEKTGELEIPEGYDAKSYGKPMPYQQIHHYKAVLDNSWFLGDGNLKLLLGYQQNRRQEFEEEENPKECGLDFMLHTMNYDLHYLSPEMNDWKFSTGVNGMWQQSINKGTEFLIPAYHLFDYGVFATVSKEIDKLNLSGGIRYDHRHLHSEALREEDDAESNDSFRFQAFKRSFEGVTGSIGLAYEILPDFNLKLNLARGFRAPNISELSSNGVHEGTQRYELGNTSLKPENSWQFDLGLDYSSPIISAELSLFANRINHYIYSEKLADENNQPVLIDDTPAYQFTSGDARILGGEASIDIHPVEHLHIGNTFSYVNSVQLHQPSESKYLPFTPAPRWVSDVRYEFVCDGKTFDHLFVKLQMDCNLRQNHYFAANDTETATPSYTLLNMYAGTDVKLHGKRLLSLYLSGENLTNRAYQNHLSRLKYLDVNQVTGRRGVYNMGRNFSIKIVVPIEL encoded by the coding sequence ATGAGAACAATATTGAAAGCAATATTGCTGATGAGTCTGTGCTCATCGGCAACAGCCCCTGCTATGGCTATAAACAGAGCAAATTATGATAAGAAGGACGCAAACATTCATGAAGAAGAGGCAAACGATTCTACCAAACACCAGCCGCTGACGGAATCGAGCGTGAAACTGAACGATGTGGTGGTTACGGGATTGACTGGCAGCCAGAAACTCAAGCAGTCGCCCGCACCCATTTCCTTCGTTTCTGCCCGCCAGCTCGAAATGCAACCTTCTACCAACATCATCGACGCCATCGCCCACCAGCCAGGCGTTTCGCAGATTACCACGGGAAGCGGAATTTCAAAGCCCGTGATCCGTGGTCTGGGCTATAACCGCGTGGTAGTGGTAAACGATGGAATCAGACAGGAAGGACAGCAATGGGGCGATGAACACGGAATAGAAATCGACCCCGCTTCGGTTCATTCCGTAGAGATTCTGAAAGGTCCGGCAAGTCTCATGTATGGATCGGATGCGATGGCAGGCGTCCTCATCTTCCACTCCGCTCCTACCCTTGCCAAGGGCGACATGAGAGCAAATTTCTCAACGGGTTATCAAACCAACAACGGACTTTTTGATTATTCGCTCAACTTTGCCGGCAACCAGGGCGGCTTTGTCTGGAATACCCGCTACAGCGGAAAGATGGCGCATGCCTACAAGAATAAATACGATGGTTATGTATTCGGTTCATCACTCAGAGAGCAGGCATTCTCGCAACTTCTCGGTTGGAACTACCGCCAGGGGCATTCGCATCTCACACTCGATTATTATCATCTCACTCCAGGCATCGTAGAGGGAGAAAGAGATGAGAAAACGGGCGAACTGGAAATTCCGGAAGGCTACGATGCCAAGAGTTACGGCAAGCCGATGCCTTATCAGCAAATTCATCATTACAAGGCGGTGCTCGACAATTCCTGGTTCCTGGGCGACGGCAATCTGAAACTCCTCTTGGGTTATCAGCAGAACCGCCGTCAGGAGTTTGAGGAGGAAGAGAATCCGAAGGAATGCGGACTCGATTTCATGCTCCATACCATGAATTACGACCTACATTATCTCTCGCCGGAAATGAATGACTGGAAATTCTCAACAGGTGTCAACGGCATGTGGCAACAATCAATTAACAAGGGAACAGAGTTTCTGATTCCAGCCTATCATCTCTTCGATTATGGCGTGTTTGCCACGGTGAGCAAAGAGATAGACAAACTGAACCTGAGCGGCGGCATCAGATACGATCATCGCCATCTGCACAGCGAGGCTTTGAGAGAAGAGGATGATGCTGAATCGAATGATTCTTTCCGCTTCCAGGCCTTTAAGCGCAGCTTTGAAGGAGTAACCGGAAGCATCGGATTGGCTTATGAAATCCTGCCTGATTTCAATCTGAAGCTGAACCTGGCAAGAGGATTCCGTGCTCCAAACATCAGCGAATTATCATCGAATGGTGTGCACGAGGGAACCCAGCGATACGAATTGGGAAATACCAGTCTGAAGCCAGAAAACAGCTGGCAATTCGACCTTGGTCTGGATTATTCTTCGCCTATCATTTCGGCAGAGCTCTCGCTGTTTGCCAATCGCATCAACCATTACATCTATAGCGAGAAGTTGGCAGATGAGAACAATCAGCCTGTCCTCATCGACGACACGCCAGCCTATCAGTTTACTTCGGGCGACGCCCGCATTCTGGGTGGTGAGGCAAGCATCGACATCCACCCTGTGGAGCATCTGCATATCGGCAACACCTTCTCGTATGTCAACTCGGTTCAGTTGCATCAGCCATCCGAATCAAAGTATCTGCCATTCACCCCAGCCCCTCGCTGGGTTTCGGATGTAAGGTATGAGTTTGTCTGCGACGGCAAGACTTTCGACCATCTTTTCGTAAAGCTACAGATGGATTGCAATCTCCGCCAGAACCATTATTTCGCAGCCAACGATACGGAGACCGCTACGCCATCGTACACCTTATTAAATATGTATGCCGGTACCGACGTGAAGCTCCATGGCAAGCGCCTTCTCTCGCTCTATCTTTCGGGCGAGAACCTTACCAACCGTGCTTACCAGAACCACCTGAGCCGTCTGAAGTATCTTGACGTAAACCAGGTTACAGGCAGAAGAGGCGTTTACAATATGGGCCGCAACTTCAGCATAAAGATAGTGGTTCCGATAGAGCTGTAA